The Marinilongibacter aquaticus genome has a window encoding:
- a CDS encoding SDR family oxidoreductase, whose translation MTSANQNSTVLVTGGSGFIAVNCILKLLEQGYKVKTTLRSMDRQNEVKSMLRNGGIRSFDELSFIEADLVDDKNWNEAVAGCEFVLHVASPTPILNYKHEDEMIIPAKEGVLRVLKASRDANVSRVVLTSAYGAVGMGHLNRTTPYTEKDWSNLNANLHPYQKSKTIAERAAWDFIKIEGGNLELSTVNPVGVMGPVLGSDYSHSNQSIRRMLEGEIKACPKLDSCYVDVRDVADLHLLAMTSPKAKGERFLASSGNALSMLDVANILRKNLGDAAHYVPSKEIPNWPIRLAALFNPSLRMVATLLGKYAEVSSEKAQKLLEWSPRSNEEAIVATAKSMLQLGLIKSK comes from the coding sequence ATGACAAGTGCAAATCAAAATAGTACGGTATTGGTAACAGGTGGTTCTGGGTTTATTGCCGTAAATTGTATTCTTAAATTACTGGAACAGGGGTATAAAGTAAAAACTACTCTTCGATCAATGGATAGACAAAACGAAGTGAAAAGTATGCTGAGAAATGGTGGCATTCGTTCGTTCGATGAGCTCTCTTTTATTGAAGCCGATTTGGTAGATGATAAGAATTGGAATGAGGCTGTGGCAGGTTGTGAATTTGTTCTACATGTCGCGTCGCCAACCCCTATTCTAAATTATAAACATGAAGATGAGATGATCATCCCGGCGAAAGAAGGTGTCTTGAGGGTACTAAAGGCTTCAAGGGATGCCAATGTATCCCGTGTAGTTTTGACATCTGCTTATGGAGCAGTGGGCATGGGGCATCTGAACCGCACAACACCTTATACTGAAAAGGACTGGTCGAATCTTAATGCAAACCTCCATCCCTATCAGAAATCGAAAACTATTGCAGAAAGGGCCGCTTGGGATTTTATAAAAATTGAAGGGGGAAACTTGGAATTGTCAACCGTCAATCCCGTTGGGGTGATGGGACCCGTTTTGGGGAGTGACTATTCACATTCTAATCAAAGTATAAGAAGAATGCTTGAAGGCGAAATAAAAGCTTGTCCAAAATTGGATTCCTGTTATGTGGATGTACGTGATGTGGCAGATTTGCATTTGTTGGCCATGACAAGCCCCAAAGCCAAAGGCGAACGATTTTTAGCAAGTAGCGGTAATGCTCTATCAATGCTTGATGTGGCCAATATTTTAAGGAAAAATTTGGGAGATGCGGCCCATTATGTTCCCTCAAAAGAAATACCCAACTGGCCAATAAGGTTGGCCGCATTATTCAATCCCTCATTACGTATGGTAGCCACTCTGCTTGGCAAATATGCAGAGGTAAGCAGTGAGAAAGCACAAAAATTATTAGAATGGTCTCCACGATCAAATGAAGAAGCCATTGTGGCAACAGCAAAAAGTATGTTACAGTTAGGATTAATAAAAAGCAAATAA
- a CDS encoding PspC domain-containing protein: protein MKKRLTRIKNNKTVLGGVTLGLGEYFAVDPVIFRIAFSVLFFTPLPSFIIYLILWIVLPVHEDFGYTEGNYETSDYQTSNFTTMSRHSRNGNVVGGIILIVLGAIFAFRTFFNINLFHYIGQMWPLFLIGLGVWIIVRDRDDNNGPNTKDNFNEPGTGGGEAF from the coding sequence ATGAAAAAGCGTTTAACAAGAATTAAAAACAACAAGACGGTATTGGGTGGGGTTACGCTGGGCCTTGGAGAATACTTCGCGGTAGATCCCGTGATTTTCCGCATCGCTTTCAGTGTATTGTTTTTCACACCTTTGCCGTCATTTATCATTTATCTTATTTTATGGATCGTATTGCCTGTACATGAAGATTTCGGCTATACAGAAGGCAATTATGAAACCTCAGATTATCAAACATCAAATTTTACGACTATGAGCAGACATTCAAGAAATGGTAACGTGGTTGGTGGAATCATCCTCATTGTTTTGGGAGCCATTTTCGCCTTTCGTACATTCTTCAACATCAACCTCTTTCATTACATCGGTCAGATGTGGCCCCTTTTCTTAATCGGCCTCGGCGTATGGATTATCGTGCGTGATCGCGACGACAACAACGGGCCAAATACGAAAGACAATTTCAACGAGCCCGGCACAGGTGGGGGAGAAGCATTTTAA
- a CDS encoding LiaI-LiaF-like domain-containing protein, with translation MRRSSNVFLGAILIVVGVIFMAFNYDLIDFDLTFRKVAQFWPVLLILAGLAVLLHERRSFYNPTTALLVAFAIPLAIYSMASNGVRRLENKIGEDFDFKWDDDDNSFEYDWKESEGGDAYESEERNYDNGSRTEQDFAVPFNSKSDKVKLHVGGGAAEFHLEDSPKDVFGARTLLNAGSYQISDELRGNSHDIDFEMKKRKNKSFHFGDGDNNEVFLKLNKKPLWDIELGIGAGDLDFDLSPYKVEKLEINTGAAAIKVKLGDMLKESHVDVESGVAKVSLSVPQNVGCEIRMDGALNAKDFDGFEKQENSHYRTSNFDTADKKIYISVSSGLSSVSVDRY, from the coding sequence ATGAGAAGAAGTAGCAATGTATTTCTAGGAGCTATTCTGATTGTGGTCGGTGTGATTTTTATGGCCTTCAACTACGATCTGATAGATTTTGACCTGACGTTCCGAAAGGTTGCCCAATTCTGGCCCGTGCTGCTCATTTTAGCCGGATTGGCCGTTCTACTGCACGAACGTAGAAGTTTTTACAATCCCACAACCGCCCTTTTGGTCGCATTTGCCATTCCGCTGGCCATTTACAGTATGGCTTCCAATGGCGTACGTCGATTGGAAAACAAGATTGGCGAAGATTTCGATTTCAAATGGGATGACGACGACAACAGTTTTGAGTACGATTGGAAGGAAAGCGAAGGCGGTGATGCCTATGAATCGGAAGAGCGAAACTACGATAACGGGTCACGCACCGAACAAGACTTTGCCGTACCTTTCAATAGCAAAAGCGATAAAGTGAAACTGCATGTGGGCGGTGGAGCCGCAGAGTTCCATTTGGAAGATAGCCCAAAAGACGTTTTCGGAGCACGTACTTTGCTGAATGCAGGTTCATATCAAATCTCTGATGAGTTGCGTGGAAATTCACATGACATCGATTTTGAAATGAAAAAGCGAAAAAATAAGTCTTTTCATTTTGGCGATGGCGACAACAACGAGGTTTTTCTAAAATTGAATAAAAAGCCACTTTGGGATATTGAATTGGGTATTGGTGCGGGCGATTTGGACTTTGACCTGAGTCCGTACAAAGTGGAAAAACTTGAAATCAATACGGGTGCGGCCGCCATAAAAGTGAAACTCGGCGATATGCTGAAAGAATCGCATGTGGATGTCGAAAGTGGCGTGGCCAAAGTATCCCTTTCTGTTCCTCAAAATGTGGGCTGCGAAATCCGAATGGATGGAGCATTGAATGCCAAAGATTTTGACGGATTCGAAAAACAAGAGAACTCGCATTACAGAACATCCAATTTCGACACCGCCGATAAAAAAATATACATCAGTGTGTCGAGCGGCCTCTCGTCTGTCAGTGTAGATCGATATTAA
- a CDS encoding ABC transporter permease, with product MNTELFLAQKIRKTKGKTFSSSVIAIGTASIAIGVAAILLSFSVLLGFKDTIKEKLFLMSGHMQMSKITLNQSFEELPFEDSPELQGFLQEEKNVSRVQAVAFKSALLKSETQISGTVLKGVGEDYDWKKFETNLVEGRPIGKDSSSYAKEIVLSLTQKRLLSVEIGDELLIYFIQNPPRARKVKVVGFYTSGIEEMDKAYSFVDIDLIRRINGWASDEIGHSEIFLNDFDKMDQTINELYAQIPPDLQLTKITNMLHVFFEWFNLLDRNIVIVIVLVIIVASFNMVSVLLIMIMERTPMIGLLKAVGTKNSIIQRIFVLNALQIVVKGLLIGNGLALVLCFLQYQFKLIPLDPVNYYMSYVPVSWSLPVFLLVNLGTVLVVGLIVYLPTWAILRISPVKALKYKD from the coding sequence ATGAATACTGAATTATTTCTGGCTCAGAAAATAAGAAAGACCAAAGGTAAGACCTTTTCTTCATCCGTCATTGCAATTGGCACAGCAAGTATTGCAATTGGCGTAGCCGCCATTCTACTTTCCTTTTCGGTTTTGTTGGGATTTAAAGATACCATCAAGGAAAAATTGTTTCTCATGTCTGGCCATATGCAGATGAGCAAAATCACCTTGAATCAGTCTTTCGAAGAGCTTCCTTTCGAAGACAGCCCCGAATTACAAGGTTTTTTGCAAGAGGAGAAAAATGTGTCGCGTGTGCAGGCCGTAGCTTTCAAATCGGCTTTATTGAAGTCGGAGACGCAGATTTCGGGTACTGTGCTGAAAGGCGTGGGAGAAGATTACGACTGGAAAAAGTTTGAAACAAACCTAGTGGAAGGTCGACCAATTGGGAAAGATAGCAGCTCTTATGCCAAAGAAATTGTGCTGAGTTTAACGCAAAAGCGTCTTTTGAGTGTAGAAATTGGCGACGAACTGCTTATTTATTTCATTCAAAATCCGCCCAGAGCCCGAAAAGTAAAAGTTGTGGGTTTTTATACCAGCGGAATTGAAGAAATGGACAAGGCCTACAGTTTTGTGGATATTGATCTGATTCGTCGCATAAACGGTTGGGCTTCTGATGAAATCGGGCATTCGGAGATATTCTTGAACGATTTCGACAAAATGGATCAGACGATCAATGAATTGTATGCTCAAATCCCGCCGGATTTACAGTTGACCAAAATCACCAATATGCTGCATGTGTTTTTCGAATGGTTCAATCTGCTCGACCGCAACATTGTCATTGTCATTGTTTTGGTCATTATTGTGGCCAGTTTCAATATGGTATCTGTGCTCTTGATCATGATTATGGAACGCACACCGATGATTGGTTTATTGAAAGCCGTGGGCACCAAAAACAGTATTATTCAACGCATTTTTGTGCTCAATGCCCTGCAAATTGTGGTGAAAGGCTTGCTTATCGGCAATGGATTGGCTCTGGTTTTGTGCTTTCTTCAATATCAGTTCAAGCTTATTCCTCTAGATCCTGTAAATTATTACATGAGCTATGTGCCCGTTTCTTGGAGCTTGCCGGTTTTTCTTTTGGTAAATTTGGGCACTGTATTGGTAGTTGGTTTAATTGTGTATTTGCCCACTTGGGCCATTTTGCGGATTTCGCCTGTCAAGGCTTTGAAATATAAGGATTAG
- a CDS encoding exo-beta-N-acetylmuramidase NamZ family protein has product MKNFFVPLLIALVSFSSFSCKAKVNSPEKIKVGAESMEKYLPKLEGKRVGLVINHTSTVGKTHLLDTLLSRQVNVAKLFAPEHGFRGQADAGAHILNETDAQTGLPIISLYGKNRKPSAEHLSGIDILVFDIQDVGVRFYTYISTLHNIIEAAANNNIPVLVLDRPNPNGHYVAGPVLEEGYESFVGMNKIPVVYGLTIGELAIMINEEKWASKKHCDLEVIPCENYTHASRYDLPIKPSPNLPNAQSIWLYPSICFFEPTKVSVGRGTDLQFQVIGGPDKNLGRYKFTPVDKPGAHNPVNKDILCYGENLSDVDARNMGFDLHYLFNFYKNFEDKANFFTNERFFNLLTGNGWLIEDLKAGKTVAEVESKWQPALEKFKTLRKKYLIYPDFK; this is encoded by the coding sequence ATGAAGAATTTTTTTGTACCGCTGCTTATAGCACTTGTTTCATTTTCTTCTTTCAGCTGTAAAGCTAAGGTAAATAGCCCTGAAAAAATAAAAGTTGGGGCCGAATCGATGGAAAAGTATTTGCCGAAATTGGAAGGCAAACGCGTAGGCTTGGTGATAAACCATACTTCCACCGTCGGAAAAACGCATTTGTTGGATACGCTTTTGTCGAGGCAGGTCAATGTGGCCAAGCTCTTCGCCCCCGAGCACGGCTTTCGCGGACAAGCCGATGCCGGTGCTCATATTTTGAATGAAACCGACGCCCAAACGGGTTTGCCCATCATTTCCCTTTACGGAAAAAACAGAAAACCCAGTGCAGAGCATCTGAGCGGAATTGATATTCTGGTTTTCGATATTCAAGATGTGGGAGTGCGTTTCTATACCTATATCAGCACCTTGCACAATATCATTGAAGCTGCAGCAAACAACAACATCCCCGTTTTGGTCTTGGATAGACCCAATCCCAACGGACATTATGTTGCCGGTCCTGTTCTGGAAGAAGGTTACGAATCTTTCGTGGGTATGAACAAGATTCCTGTTGTATACGGACTGACAATCGGTGAATTGGCCATTATGATCAACGAAGAAAAATGGGCCAGCAAAAAGCATTGTGATTTGGAAGTGATTCCTTGCGAAAATTATACACACGCATCGCGTTACGATTTACCGATAAAACCTTCGCCCAATTTGCCCAATGCCCAATCGATTTGGCTATATCCCTCCATCTGCTTTTTCGAGCCCACAAAAGTCAGCGTTGGCCGCGGCACAGATCTTCAATTTCAAGTAATCGGAGGACCCGACAAGAATCTTGGGAGATACAAATTTACCCCTGTGGACAAACCCGGTGCTCACAATCCTGTGAATAAAGACATTCTATGCTACGGTGAAAACCTTTCGGACGTCGATGCTCGAAATATGGGTTTCGATCTGCACTACCTTTTCAATTTTTACAAGAATTTTGAAGATAAAGCGAACTTTTTCACAAACGAACGCTTTTTTAATCTTTTAACTGGAAACGGTTGGCTTATAGAAGACCTCAAAGCGGGTAAAACAGTGGCCGAAGTGGAGTCGAAATGGCAACCTGCACTCGAAAAATTTAAAACACTCAGAAAGAAGTATCTTATTTATCCAGATTTCAAATAA
- the guaA gene encoding glutamine-hydrolyzing GMP synthase → MDEKIIIIDFGSQYTQLIARRIRELNVYCEIHPFSNIPEIDGSVKGIVLSGSPCSVRDEDSPRMDLDLFLDKLPVLGVCYGAQLLAQTQGGNVQASTTREYGRAILSERNDKETLFQGISSNSQVWMSHGDTITELPSSAEIIASTDSVRVAAFKFHDKPVFGIQFHPEVTHSTDGKQLLENFLVGICGCSQTWTSDSFVETTVEELKETLGNDKVVMGLSGGVDSSVAAMLIHKAIGKNLYCIFVDNGLLRKNEFEDVLTSYKGLGLNVKGVDAKARFLNALKGLTDPEDKRKAIGRTFIEVFDDEAHKIQDVKWLGQGTIYPDVIESVSVKGPSVTIKSHHNVGGLPDFMKLKVVEPLKLLFKDGVRDVGRAIDMPDIILKRHPFPGPGLGIRILGDITEDKVRILQEVDHYFIQGLKDHKLYDDVWQAGAMLLPVQSVGVMGDERTYESVVALRAVTSVDGMTADWAHLPYPFLAKVSNDIINNVKGVNRVVYDISSKPPATIEWE, encoded by the coding sequence ATGGACGAAAAAATCATAATTATCGATTTTGGCTCTCAGTATACACAATTGATTGCCCGTCGAATTCGCGAACTCAATGTATATTGTGAGATTCACCCTTTCAGTAATATTCCAGAAATCGACGGTTCGGTCAAAGGCATTGTCCTTTCGGGCAGTCCGTGTAGTGTGCGAGACGAAGATTCGCCAAGAATGGACTTGGATTTATTCCTCGACAAATTGCCCGTATTGGGCGTGTGCTACGGGGCTCAGCTTTTGGCACAAACGCAAGGTGGAAACGTGCAAGCTTCCACTACGCGTGAATACGGGCGAGCAATTTTGTCGGAAAGAAACGACAAAGAAACTCTTTTTCAAGGTATTTCGAGTAATTCGCAGGTTTGGATGTCGCACGGCGATACCATCACCGAATTGCCAAGTTCTGCAGAAATTATCGCTTCCACGGATAGCGTACGTGTTGCGGCTTTTAAATTTCACGACAAGCCCGTTTTCGGTATTCAGTTCCATCCAGAAGTGACACATTCAACGGATGGCAAGCAGCTTTTGGAAAACTTTTTGGTAGGCATTTGCGGATGCAGCCAAACATGGACCTCCGACTCTTTTGTGGAAACCACAGTTGAGGAATTGAAAGAAACACTTGGAAACGACAAAGTGGTAATGGGGCTTTCGGGTGGCGTGGATTCTTCTGTAGCCGCAATGTTGATTCATAAAGCCATTGGAAAAAACTTGTACTGCATTTTCGTAGACAATGGCCTTCTTCGTAAAAATGAATTCGAAGATGTTTTGACATCCTACAAAGGACTTGGCCTAAATGTGAAAGGTGTAGACGCCAAAGCCCGTTTCCTCAATGCCTTGAAGGGACTTACAGATCCTGAAGACAAACGCAAAGCCATAGGGCGTACTTTCATCGAAGTATTCGACGACGAAGCCCATAAAATTCAGGATGTGAAATGGTTGGGACAAGGCACCATTTACCCCGATGTTATCGAATCGGTTTCTGTAAAAGGCCCCTCGGTGACCATTAAATCGCATCACAACGTAGGAGGCTTGCCCGATTTCATGAAACTCAAAGTGGTAGAGCCCCTGAAACTGTTGTTTAAAGACGGTGTACGCGATGTAGGCCGAGCGATTGATATGCCCGATATCATTTTGAAAAGACACCCTTTCCCTGGGCCAGGTCTTGGAATCCGTATTTTGGGTGATATCACTGAAGATAAAGTGAGAATTCTGCAAGAAGTGGATCATTACTTTATTCAAGGTTTGAAAGATCACAAACTGTACGACGACGTTTGGCAAGCAGGAGCAATGCTCTTACCTGTACAAAGTGTGGGCGTAATGGGTGACGAAAGAACATACGAAAGTGTAGTGGCTCTTCGGGCCGTGACCAGCGTAGACGGTATGACAGCCGATTGGGCTCATTTGCCTTATCCATTTTTGGCCAAGGTTTCGAATGACATTATCAACAATGTCAAAGGCGTCAATCGTGTGGTATACGATATCAGTTCAAAACCCCCGGCAACTATCGAGTGGGAATAA
- a CDS encoding glycosyltransferase family 4 protein encodes MSLVLEELIADQNIQIILSMVIALTITWRSIPVIRNICQIRNLLENPVKRSSHSSPTPTFGGVGIFAGTLTAYLIWNFEDEGFLLHKVLAGLIGLFFLGLKDDLFALAPLKKLASQIIISVLVVVGSNLCITSFFGIFGIYEIPYFVGVVLTVFIFVAMINSFNLIDGIDGLAGGIGMISSAGFGLWFMLNQHWSLACLSLSLSASLLGFLRYNYSKTSKIFMGDTGSLMVGFIVTMLAVKFITLNQDHNFSPNNHYVSAPVLVIVLLSVPIFDSLRVFGLRILKRKSPFKPDRLHIHHLLVDNGMSHLAASLSLYTMTIVLTVFTYYLRSFFTNTALSLYVAVIFAVYLAVGSWLELRRFRMHRTKKAKEVSGQTSPTRTLGLGGSPVSQN; translated from the coding sequence ATGAGTCTAGTTCTAGAGGAACTTATTGCAGATCAGAATATTCAGATAATACTGAGTATGGTAATTGCACTTACGATTACTTGGCGTTCGATTCCGGTAATCCGAAACATTTGCCAAATTCGGAATTTATTGGAAAACCCAGTGAAACGCAGTTCACACAGTAGCCCCACTCCTACTTTTGGCGGTGTGGGGATTTTTGCGGGAACACTGACGGCTTACCTTATCTGGAATTTTGAAGACGAGGGTTTTCTCTTGCACAAAGTTTTGGCCGGACTGATCGGCTTGTTCTTTTTGGGTTTGAAAGACGACCTCTTTGCTTTGGCTCCTTTGAAAAAATTGGCTTCTCAAATCATCATTTCGGTGTTGGTTGTGGTGGGAAGCAACCTCTGCATTACGTCGTTTTTTGGCATTTTCGGTATTTACGAAATCCCTTATTTTGTAGGTGTTGTTTTGACCGTCTTCATATTCGTGGCCATGATCAACTCCTTCAATTTGATCGACGGTATTGACGGTCTAGCTGGGGGGATCGGCATGATTTCCAGTGCGGGTTTTGGACTTTGGTTTATGCTCAATCAACATTGGTCTTTGGCTTGTTTGAGCCTTTCGCTTTCGGCTTCTCTTTTGGGTTTCTTGCGATACAATTATTCGAAAACAAGCAAGATTTTCATGGGTGATACGGGCTCTTTAATGGTTGGTTTTATCGTCACCATGTTGGCCGTGAAATTCATTACACTCAATCAAGATCACAACTTCTCGCCCAACAATCATTACGTTTCGGCTCCGGTTTTGGTTATTGTTTTGTTGAGCGTACCAATTTTTGATTCACTTCGGGTATTCGGCCTAAGAATATTGAAACGTAAATCGCCTTTCAAACCCGATCGTTTACACATTCATCATCTCCTTGTAGATAATGGCATGAGTCATTTGGCGGCTTCACTTAGCCTTTACACCATGACCATCGTTTTGACAGTGTTCACTTATTATTTGAGAAGCTTCTTTACCAACACAGCCTTGTCTTTGTATGTGGCGGTAATTTTCGCGGTCTATTTGGCCGTCGGCAGTTGGTTGGAATTGCGTCGATTCAGAATGCACCGTACCAAGAAGGCGAAAGAAGTGAGTGGACAAACGAGTCCTACAAGAACATTGGGCTTGGGCGGTTCGCCAGTGAGCCAGAATTAA
- a CDS encoding WcaF family extracellular polysaccharide biosynthesis acetyltransferase, translated as MKKVDLTKFDNSWYKPGSLLKRVSWFVFGRMFINTYMPLPMKLKIFVLRSFGAKVGNGLVIKPKVNIKYPWFLEIGQQVWIGEKVWIDNFCMVRIGDNACISQDALLLTGNHNYKRETFDLIIDEIVLEEGAWIGAKSLVTQGVTAGAHSVLAAGSVLSKSMGANEIWRGNPASFVRNRIITE; from the coding sequence ATGAAAAAGGTTGATCTCACCAAGTTTGACAACAGTTGGTATAAGCCCGGCTCTTTGCTGAAAAGGGTCTCTTGGTTTGTATTCGGGCGAATGTTCATCAATACTTATATGCCTTTACCGATGAAACTCAAGATATTTGTTTTACGTTCTTTCGGAGCCAAAGTGGGTAATGGGCTGGTAATAAAGCCCAAGGTAAACATTAAGTATCCCTGGTTTTTGGAAATAGGCCAGCAGGTTTGGATTGGAGAAAAAGTTTGGATTGATAATTTCTGTATGGTCCGTATCGGCGACAATGCCTGTATATCGCAAGATGCCTTGCTGCTGACGGGGAATCACAATTATAAAAGGGAAACCTTCGACTTGATTATTGATGAAATTGTATTGGAAGAAGGGGCTTGGATTGGAGCCAAATCTTTGGTAACCCAAGGGGTAACCGCAGGGGCACACAGTGTATTGGCCGCAGGATCAGTATTGTCGAAATCGATGGGGGCCAATGAAATTTGGAGGGGAAATCCCGCCAGCTTTGTTCGGAACAGGATTATTACCGAATAA
- a CDS encoding prephenate dehydrogenase yields the protein MLKIGIIGLGDMGKVFARIFSDAGMDCFATDLPENLEELRKEFANSSLKILENGGEVVSSADYILFCVETEKIASVVASVSPFFTEKKIVGGQTSVKYPEILAFDTYLPADTEIFTLHSLHGPQVDPKGQTLALIPERCSTETYKAVVKIMEFTGSKLRELKSGEVHDKMMADIQVVTHIGFESIGTSFMHRGIFPWENPLHSSGLDNLKLLLTLRIFSYKYHVYSGMAMLNPFSKSDVRTYAQAENDIFGMMISADEVALEELIWNAKKKVFAGFEGKLMLNDELMAEFSLNPGEDHKPNSHLSLLAMVVTWARLGTSPYENLVCQTPPFKLRVGMAEYLFMNEALLKESIKTALFDLSIRKDDLAFHTAVQEWAHIVEVGDKVGYERHFSRTKAFLAGRLDEGRNLSTLLIERLNNEKG from the coding sequence ATGTTGAAAATTGGCATAATCGGTTTGGGCGATATGGGAAAAGTCTTTGCCCGCATCTTTTCAGATGCAGGTATGGATTGCTTTGCCACAGACCTACCCGAAAATTTGGAAGAGCTGCGTAAGGAGTTCGCAAACAGTTCATTGAAAATCCTCGAAAATGGCGGTGAGGTCGTCTCTTCTGCCGATTATATTCTTTTCTGTGTCGAAACGGAGAAAATAGCTTCAGTCGTAGCATCTGTGTCTCCATTTTTCACTGAGAAGAAAATTGTTGGCGGACAAACAAGCGTAAAATATCCCGAAATACTAGCTTTTGATACGTATCTTCCTGCTGATACTGAGATCTTTACATTGCATTCGCTGCACGGCCCGCAAGTTGATCCTAAAGGGCAAACTTTGGCTCTTATTCCAGAAAGATGTTCGACAGAGACCTATAAGGCCGTTGTGAAAATAATGGAATTTACGGGCTCCAAATTGCGTGAATTGAAAAGTGGCGAAGTGCACGATAAAATGATGGCGGACATTCAGGTGGTGACGCACATCGGTTTCGAAAGCATTGGCACATCTTTCATGCACCGTGGCATATTCCCTTGGGAGAACCCACTGCACAGCAGCGGATTAGACAATTTGAAATTGCTGCTTACACTGCGTATTTTCAGTTATAAATATCACGTTTATTCGGGAATGGCCATGTTGAATCCGTTTTCTAAATCGGATGTAAGAACCTATGCACAAGCCGAAAACGATATTTTCGGTATGATGATTTCGGCGGATGAAGTGGCTTTGGAAGAATTAATTTGGAATGCGAAAAAGAAAGTTTTTGCTGGATTTGAAGGAAAATTGATGCTGAATGACGAGTTGATGGCCGAATTTTCTTTAAACCCCGGCGAAGATCACAAACCCAATTCGCATTTGAGTTTATTGGCAATGGTGGTTACATGGGCCAGATTGGGCACAAGTCCATACGAGAATTTGGTTTGCCAAACTCCTCCATTCAAATTACGAGTAGGTATGGCCGAATACTTATTTATGAACGAGGCATTGCTGAAAGAATCAATAAAAACGGCTTTGTTCGACCTGAGCATCCGGAAAGACGATTTGGCCTTTCATACAGCGGTACAAGAATGGGCACACATTGTAGAAGTGGGCGATAAGGTTGGTTATGAGCGGCATTTCTCCCGAACAAAGGCTTTCTTGGCTGGCAGGTTGGACGAAGGACGAAACTTGAGTACTTTACTAATTGAAAGATTGAACAATGAAAAAGGTTGA
- the hisG gene encoding ATP phosphoribosyltransferase, whose protein sequence is MNKLKIAIQKSGRLSDDSVKLFKECGIKFEVGKSKLKSTSRNFPADFLFLRDDDIPGYVEDGVADLGIVGKNVLVEYGNDVESIKELGFSKCRLSLAVPREVEYPGVEYFQGKSIATSYPNLLGQYLKGKGVDAHVHQISGSVEIAPGIGLAEGVCDIVSTGGTLLSNGLKEVETIFKSEAVLIANNKLSDEKKELLEKLLFRINAVQTAQNHKYVLLNAPNDKLQQIIELMPGMRSPTITPLAQEGWSSIHSVIKESDFWENIETLRKWGAEGILVIPIEKMIS, encoded by the coding sequence ATGAACAAGCTCAAAATAGCTATCCAAAAATCTGGAAGGCTTAGCGACGATTCGGTCAAACTTTTTAAAGAGTGCGGCATCAAGTTTGAAGTGGGTAAATCCAAACTCAAATCAACCTCGAGAAATTTCCCTGCCGATTTCCTTTTCCTTCGCGACGACGACATTCCCGGTTACGTGGAAGATGGCGTGGCCGATCTGGGTATTGTAGGGAAAAACGTACTCGTGGAATACGGAAACGATGTAGAAAGCATAAAAGAGCTTGGTTTCTCAAAATGCCGCTTGTCTTTGGCTGTGCCGCGTGAAGTAGAGTATCCGGGCGTAGAGTATTTCCAAGGCAAGAGCATCGCCACCTCTTATCCCAATTTATTGGGTCAATACTTGAAAGGAAAGGGTGTAGATGCCCATGTGCATCAAATCAGTGGATCGGTAGAGATTGCCCCGGGTATCGGGCTGGCCGAAGGTGTGTGCGACATCGTGAGCACAGGCGGCACCTTGCTGAGCAATGGACTCAAAGAAGTGGAAACCATTTTCAAATCAGAGGCCGTCTTGATCGCCAACAATAAGTTGAGCGATGAGAAAAAAGAACTTTTGGAGAAATTGCTTTTCCGAATCAATGCCGTACAAACGGCCCAAAACCATAAGTATGTGCTCCTCAATGCTCCAAACGACAAGTTGCAGCAAATAATTGAGCTTATGCCCGGTATGCGAAGCCCCACCATCACGCCATTGGCACAAGAAGGCTGGAGTTCTATCCACTCGGTTATAAAAGAAAGCGATTTTTGGGAAAACATCGAAACCCTAAGAAAATGGGGTGCAGAAGGTATTTTGGTTATACCTATCGAAAAAATGATTTCATAA